The Xanthomonas sp. DAR 80977 nucleotide sequence CGACTGGGCCGGCACCGCGCCGCTGGTGCTGAAGCCGGAGTACTCGCGCTTCGGCGTGCACGTGCGCGTGCATCCGCACGGCTTGCCCGCCGGCGCGCCGCCATTGCCCGAACAGGGCGACTGGATCGCGCAACGCCATTGCGCCGGCGAGGAACGCTGCTCGTACGCGGTGGCCCGCGACGGCGTGCTGCTGGCGCATGCGGTATACCGGCCGCGCTACCGCCTGCAGCGCAGCTCCAGCTATTACTTCGACGCCGCGCCGTCGCCGCAGATCGAGCGCTTCACCGCGCAACTGGTCGGCAAGCTCGGTTTCAGCGGACAACTCTCCTTCGACTGGATCGTCTCGGCGCAGGGCCGCCACAGCGTGATCGAATGCAATCCGCGCGCGACCAGCGGCCTGCACCTGTTCGCCGCGGCCGACCCGCTGGTCGCGGCACTGGACGGCAGCCGCCGCGAGCCGGCCGCGGTCGTGCGCCCGGCGCCGACGCGCGCGGCGATGCTCGGGCCGTTGATGCTCGGCGTCGCGCTGCCGGCCGCGCTGCGGCACGGCCGACTGCAGCAATGGCGCCACGACTACGCCCGTGCCGACGACGTGCTGGCGCCGCGCGGCGATCGGCGCCCATTGGCCGGCGCGCTGCGCGACCTGGGCAGCCATGCGCGGCTGGCGCTGGCGCAGCGCTGCACCCTGCGCGAGGCCTCCACCCGCGATATCGAATGGGACGGCGAGGCCCTGCCGCCGCCATGACCGACGCCGCCGACGCCGGTGCCGACTACGCCGTGCAGGCGCAGCGCTTCGCCGA carries:
- a CDS encoding ATP-grasp domain-containing protein, which encodes MASAPAVLITGARAPVALDLARRFAAQGWRVHLADSVACRLSGWSRAAAASHRIAPARYAPAAYIADLNALVARERIALLLPTCEEVFYLARYRQVLPAQLDVLVGAFDTLRALHSKWQFLQMARTVEADVDVPDSARVRSLAQARDWAGTAPLVLKPEYSRFGVHVRVHPHGLPAGAPPLPEQGDWIAQRHCAGEERCSYAVARDGVLLAHAVYRPRYRLQRSSSYYFDAAPSPQIERFTAQLVGKLGFSGQLSFDWIVSAQGRHSVIECNPRATSGLHLFAAADPLVAALDGSRREPAAVVRPAPTRAAMLGPLMLGVALPAALRHGRLQQWRHDYARADDVLAPRGDRRPLAGALRDLGSHARLALAQRCTLREASTRDIEWDGEALPPP